The Paracoccus sp. MA genome contains a region encoding:
- a CDS encoding LpxI family protein — MSRIALIAGEGRLAPAIAAALDQPLVYALDNLKPQLEAKPFRLERLVPFLDELADQGVTQAVFAGAIRRPKIEPELFDPRTLTIVPRILMGMQSGDDAALRAVLDVFEEAGISICSVDQILPDLVPGEGVLAGEPSPRDQKDAARAAEIVAGLGALDIGQGAVVAQGLCLAVEALPGTQAMLEFARLHAGLKPDPKGPGGVLYKAPKPGQDRRIDLPTIGPDTVTQAAGAGLAGIAWEAGSVILLERAEAMRRAEAAGLFLWARG; from the coding sequence ATGAGCCGCATCGCCCTGATCGCCGGCGAGGGCCGCCTTGCCCCCGCCATCGCCGCCGCGCTGGACCAGCCGCTGGTCTATGCGCTGGACAACCTGAAACCGCAGCTCGAGGCGAAGCCCTTCCGCCTGGAACGGCTGGTGCCCTTCCTGGACGAGCTGGCCGACCAGGGCGTGACGCAGGCGGTCTTCGCCGGCGCCATCCGCCGCCCGAAGATCGAGCCCGAGCTTTTCGACCCCCGCACCCTGACCATCGTGCCGCGCATCCTGATGGGGATGCAGTCCGGCGACGACGCGGCGCTGCGTGCGGTCCTGGACGTCTTCGAGGAGGCCGGCATATCCATTTGCTCTGTAGACCAGATCCTTCCCGATCTGGTGCCGGGGGAAGGTGTTCTGGCGGGCGAGCCGAGCCCGCGCGACCAGAAGGATGCCGCCCGCGCCGCCGAGATCGTCGCCGGCCTCGGCGCGCTCGACATCGGCCAGGGCGCCGTGGTGGCGCAGGGGCTCTGCCTTGCCGTCGAGGCGCTGCCGGGCACCCAGGCGATGCTGGAATTCGCCCGCCTCCATGCCGGGCTGAAACCCGACCCGAAAGGGCCGGGCGGCGTGCTCTACAAGGCGCCCAAGCCCGGCCAGGACCGGCGCATCGACCTGCCGACCATCGGCCCCGATACCGTCACCCAGGCCGCCGGGGCCGGGCTGGCCGGGATCGCCTGGGAGGCGGGCAGCGTTATCCTGCTGGAACGAGCCGAGGCAATGCGTCGCGCCGAAGCCGCGGGGCTGTTTCTCTGGGCGCGCGGGTGA